One window of the Penaeus monodon isolate SGIC_2016 chromosome 1, NSTDA_Pmon_1, whole genome shotgun sequence genome contains the following:
- the LOC119572542 gene encoding ATP-binding cassette sub-family B member 10, mitochondrial-like isoform X3 produces MAEESDNDSQQQQLGRGSAADTSIHLPADKTQASSTSLKKIKPTEYNRLFALAAPEKWTLASAIGLLAISSTITMSVPFALGHVIDIIYTADPTAMKQNLDRVCLALTGIFLLGASANFGRVYLMNIAGQRITRSLRSLVFASVMKQEIGFFDTNKTGELINRLSADTSLVSQSVTMNISDGLRSVVMALAGVGMMFYMSTKLAFVGLSIVPPVALMAIAYGRYVRKITKNVQDTLAQATQVAEERIGNVRTVRSFAQELKEIQTYDSKIDHVLRLTYKESLAKGIFFGMTGLSGNIIILSVLYYGGGLVTESALSVGQLSSFLLYAAYVGIALGGISTFYSEMNRGIGASTRLFSLMDREPAIPTQGGLTLPVNEVKGEIRFSNVNFAYPSRPDVTLFKDLDFFVPAGSVVAVVGASGSGKSTIGSLLLRLYDPIAGEVTVDGVPITQLDPAWLRALIGSVSQEPVLFSTSIRENLLYGAQDPNSITEEQLVSAAQEANALNFIHSFPEGFDTLVGERGVMLSGGQKQRIAIARALISNPRILLLDEATSALDAESESLVQEALERLMKGRTVITIAHRLSTIRNADQIAVLQDGTIAELGSYKDLMAQSNGIFRKLVERQTITS; encoded by the exons ATGGCTGAAGAGAGTGATAATG ATTCACAGCAACAGCAACTCGGACGAGGAAGTGCAGCCGACACATCCATTCACTTGCCGGCCGACAAAACACAAGCTTCCAGTACCTCATTAAAGAAGATAAAACCCACTGAATATAATAGATTGTTTGCTTTAGCTGCTCCGGAAAAATGGACTCTTGCCA GTGCTATTGGTCTCCTTGCAATCTCGAGTACAATAACAATGTCCGTGCCCTTTGCGTTGGGCCATGTCATCGACATCATCTACACAGCCGACCCAACAGCCATGAAACAAAATCTGGACCGGGTCTGCCTTGCCCTGACCGGGATCTTCCTGCTGGGTGCATCAGCCAACTTTGGCCGCGTCTACCTCATGAACATAGCAG GCCAGCGCATAACCCGGTCATTGCGCTCTCTAGTATTTGCCTCAGTGATGAAGCAAGAAATTGGCTTCTTCGACACCAACAAGACTGGGGAGCTGATTAACCGCCTCTCAGCTGACACGTCCCTTGTTTCACAGTCAGTCACCATGAACATCTCTGATGGTTTGCGGTCAGTTGTCATGGCGTTGGCGGGGGTGGGCATGATG TTTTACATGTCTACCAAACTAGCCTTTGTTGGTCTGAGTATTGTACCACCTGTAGCTCTCATGGCAATAGCATATGGTCGCTATGTTCGCAAAATTACTAAGAATGTCCAG GACACACTAGCTCAGGCAACTCAAGTGGCTGAAGAAAGAATTGGCAATGTCCGCACAGTCAGGTCCTTCGCACAAGAACTCAAGGAAATCCAAACCTATGACTCAAAGATTGATCATGTCCTCAGGCTCACATACAAGGAGTCCCTggcaaaaggaatattttttggAATG ACAGGGCTGAGTGGCAACATTATCATCCTATCAGTCCTCTACTATGGAGGAGGTCTCGTGACTGAGTCTGCCCTTAGTGTTGGGCAGCTGTCTTCCTTCCTCCTGTATGCAGCTTATGTGGGCATTGCACTAGGGGGGATTTCTACCTTCTACTCAGAGATGAACCGTGGCATAGGGGCATCAACCAGGCTCTTCTCCCTGATGGACCGTGAACCAGCCATTCCAACACAGGGAG gttTAACACTCCCTGTGAATGAGGTGAAAGGAGAAATCCGATTTAGCAATGTAAATTTTGCTTATCCATCAAGACCTGATGTTACACTATTTAAAGACCTTGACTTTTTCGTGCCTGCAG GCTCAGTGGTGGCTGTCGTTGGTGCAAGTGGCTCGGGAAAGAGCACCATTGGCTCTCTCCTCCTGCGACTCTATGACCCAATTGCTGGAGAGGTCACAGTGGATGGTGTGCCCATCACTCAGTTGGATCCAGCTTGGCTGCGAGCTCTCATAGGCTCCGTTAGTCAG gAACCCGTCCTCTTTTCTACTAGCATCCGTGAAAACCTCCTCTATGGAGCCCAGGATCCTAACAGCATCACAGAGGAACAGCTGGTGAGTGCAGCACAGGAGGCCAACGCCCTGaacttcattcattctttccccGAGGGCTTTGACACcctagtgggggagagaggagtcaTGCTCTCCGGCGGACAGAAGCAGAGGATTGCCATTGCCAGAGCTCTCATCAGCAATCCTCGCATCTTGTTGCTGGACGAAGCTACAAG TGCACTTGATGCTGAAAGTGAAAGCTTAGTCCAGGAAGCTCTAGAGAGGCTCATGAAAGGACGAACAGTGATCACCATCGCACACAGGCTTTCAACTATTAG GAATGCAGACCAAATTGCTGTTCTCCAAGACGGAACCATTGCAGAGCTCGGTTCCTATAAAGACTTAATGGCACAATCCAATGGCATCTTCCGCAAGCTGGTAGAGAGGCAGACCATCACAAGCTAG
- the LOC119572593 gene encoding ATP-dependent (S)-NAD(P)H-hydrate dehydratase-like: MSINGPQLSGLVSGVVPPLTYAAHKGQAGRIGIMGGSLEYTGAPYFAAMTALRIGADLTHIFCHRDAAVPLKSYSPELIVHPLLDANDPMTEMEEWLPRLHALVLGPGLGRRPQTFATLGHVIEAAKDRQLLLIIDADALFYLNENYDTLQGYANAILTPNKVEFARLYRAIMKGEMKAEHVTPEHVQQVAKKLGVTIACKGNIDVIASGDTLVTCDIPGSPRRCGGQGDVLSGAAAVLHYWAFGTAAATSEKPVYPPAVVAAWGACALTRRAAALAFSQRGRGTLTTDMLLCVSQAFSSLFLQSKAK; encoded by the coding sequence ATGTCAATCAACGGGCCGCAGTTGTCTGGCTTGGTGTCTGGGGTGGTGCCGCCCCTCACCTACGCCGCCCACAAGGGCCAGGCCGGCCGGATCGGCATCATGGGCGGCTCGCTTGAGTACACGGGCGCGCCGTACTTCGCAGCCATGACGGCGCTCCGCATTGGCGCCGACTTGACGCACATCTTCTGCCACCGCGACGCCGCCGTGCCGCTCAAGTCGTACTCGCCGGAGCTGATCGTGCACCCGCTGCTGGACGCCAACGACCCCATGACCGAGATGGAGGAGTGGCTGCCGCGGCTGCACGCGCTCGTGCTCGGGCCTGGCCTCGGGCGGCGGCCACAGACCTTTGCCACGCTCGGCCACGTCATCGAGGCCGCCAAGGACCGCCAGCTGCTGCTCATTATCGACGCCGATGCGCTCTTCTACCTCAACGAGAACTACGACACGCTGCAGGGATACGCCAACGCCATCCTCACGCCCAACAAGGTCGAGTTCGCGCGCCTCTACAGAGCGATCATGAAGGGCGAGATGAAGGCGGAGCACGTGACCCCCGAGCACGTCCAGCAGGTGGCCAAGAAGCTCGGCGTGACCATCGCGTGCAAAGGCAACATCGACGTGATCGCAAGCGGCGACACGCTGGTCACGTGCGACATCCCTGGCTCCCCGAGGCGCTGCGGCGGCCAGGGCGACGTGCTGAGTGGCGCTGCGGCCGTGCTGCACTACTGGGCCTTCGGCACGGCAGCGGCGACCTCGGAGAAACCCGTGTACCCCCCGGCAGTGGTGGCGGCATGGGGGGCGTGCGCGCTGACCCGAAGAGCAGCCGCGCTTGCTTTCAGCCAGCGTGGACGCGGCACGCTCACCACAGACATGTTGCTGTGCGTTAGCCAAGCCTTCTCGTCGCTGTTCTTGCAGTCGAAGGCCAAGTAG